The DNA region TATAACAGATTTGCCGGTCACGTAACAATTATGGGGATGACCAGGTTGGGTTTTCCTTGCCGATCACAGGAGATAAAGAGTTATGGAGTTGCTGGACCTGATCAGAACCTGGCTGACCGGACAGGGTGCGCCTGTCTCCATTGCCGGGCCCCTGGGATATGGGGCTCTTCTTGCCGCCATCATCCTGGCCGCCCTGGCAATAAACATCCTGGCCCGCCGCTATCTGGTTCACTTCGGTGAACTCCTGTGCCAACGCACCCGCAACAAGTGGGACGATCTGCTCAACCAGCACCACCTGTTCAAACGGCTCGCCAGCCTGGCGCCGGTGGTTGTCTTTTACCTGGGCGTAGACCTGCTGCTGCCGCCAACAGAGGCGGCCACTGAGTTCTTCCGCCGCCTGGCCATGGTCTTTTTCGTGCTGACCGGCACCAGGGTCCTGGAATCCCTGTTACGGTCGACCCGGGATCTGCTGAGCACCTCGAATATTGCCAAGGGCAGGCCGATGCGGGGGTATATCGACGCGGTCAACCTTATCATTTATATCCTGGCCGGCATCTTTATTATTGCCATCCTTACCGATAAATCTCCGTGGGGGGTCTTAAGCATTCTTGGCGGGTTCACCGTGGTCCTGCTCCTGGTCTTCAAGGACACGATTCTCGGCTTTGTCGCCAGTCTCCAGCTTGCCGGCCACGACATGGTCCGGATCGGCGACTGGATCGAGATGCCCAAATACGGGGCTGACGGCGATGTCATCGATGTCTCCATCCACACGGTCAAGGTCCAGAACTGGGACAAGACGATCACCACCATCCCCACCTATGCCCTGGTATCAGACACCTTCAAGAACTGGCGCGGGATGAGTGAATCCGGGGGCAGGCGGATCAAACGCTCATTGTTCCTGGACATGAACTCGATAAAGTTCTGCACCGACGAGATGCTGGAACGATTCTCCCGCTTTCAGCTGCTCAAGGACTACCTGGCCGCCAAGCAGGAAGAGATCGCCCGGTTCAACCGCGACCACGCCGTTGATTCCAGCGTTATAATCAACGGTCGATGCCAGACCAATATCGGCGTGTTCCGCGCCTATGTGATCGCCTATCTGAAAAAGCATCCGAAAATCCATCAGGACATGACCTTTCTTGTCCGCCACCTGGAGCCCGGCCCCAACGGGCTGCCGCTGCAGATCTATGTTTTCAGCAATGACCAGGTCTGGGCCAATTACGAGGCGATCCAGGCGGATATCTTCGATCATCTGCTGGCCGTGATACCGGAGTTCGAATTACGGCTCTTCCAGAACCCCACCGGCCACGACTTCCGCGCCGGCCTGACACCGGCGGCCTAGGGAGCCATCAGCCATGGCCCAACCCACTCGACCAAGCTCCGGAAACAATACCCGTCCGTTGGCGCACACCCCTTTTTTTACCTTGAACCGCCTCAAGGCCGGAGTGGACAACTACCGGTTCGATGTATTCCTGAGCCCTGACTTCATCAGGGATACCGCTACCCTGATCCGCACCCTGCTGACCCAACATCTCCCGGTCGGGAACCTGCCGGGTCCGGACTCTCCGGGAACGACTGACCAACAGATGGAGGCCTTTGCCCGGAACTACCGGCAGATAATACTGGCCGCCCTGACCCGGGCCAAGCAACAAGGCGACGAGGTCCAGATCGACCTGCTCGCCCAACTTGCCGTCTGCAAGGCGGTGCGCCGGGAAATTCCTAACCAGTTCGCCGATCTGACCAAGGCGGTGAACGGCCTGATCTGGGAATACGAGAGTTCCCAACGCCGCGACCCAGGCGATGCGGTGGAATTAAAAGAGACCCTGGCCTCCTTTCGCCGGCAGAAAAAAACCATCCTCGCCCGGATCACCAAGAAGCTGTTCCAGACCATGTTCGCGGTCCAGCAAAAAGAGCTGAACAAGATGCGGGCGGCCCTGTTCGGCCCGGAGGCCATGCGGCCGGACGACCTGCTCATCAATCCGATCCTGCTCGCCGAACCGGACCAGATCACCGATGACTTCCTGCTTGACGAGTATGTGCTGCTCGGCCAACGCCTTGACGACCCAGACCATTACCCCGCATTGCTGGCCCTGCTCAGGGAGATCTTCCAGGAAGCAGCAGGCCGGGACTTCCCCGAGGCCACGCCGGCCGATGCCCGACCCGGCCCGTCGCCGGATTCGGGTGACGATCGATATGATCGCTGGCTGAAACACCCGGAGAACATCGACTTCCTGTTCAACCCGGAACCGGCAACCGGAACAGAGGCCGCAACCCGCGAACAGCGGCTCAACCTCTGCCTGGCCCGCTTCAAGCAAAAAAAACTGCTCGCCCGGGTGGTGGCAACGGCTGAGATGAAACAGCTGTACCGTGAGTTCTGCCCGCCGCTGGCCCCCCAGCAGGTGCGGCAGTTTCTCCTGGAACCCTCTTCCCGGAGAAGTATTGCCAAACAACTGGAGCGGCACCGCAGATTCTTCGGCCGGACGATCTCGCTGACCCCCCTGCAACGGCTGAGCAGTTCCCTGGCCAAGATCGATGATAAACGGAAACAGCGGCACCTGATTCTGTATCTCAAGGATTTCTGTCGCTATCACCGCGACCTGACCACCAGTCACCGGCTCAGGGAGTTGATGGACCGGATCCATCTGGTCAGGGACGAAAAATTGTGTAACCTGTCCCGGGCCAACGCCACCCTCTATGAGTTCCTCCTCCCCCACGAACAGATCCTGGACCTGGAGCCCGGACCGGTGACCCGCCACGTCATTCTCAAGGCCGATATCCGCGGCGCAATGTCGATCACCCGGCGCCTACTTGACAACGGCCTGAACCCGGCCTCCTATTTCAGCCTCAACTTCTTCGAGCCCATTGCCAGGGTGGTGGCTGCCTATGACGCGGAAAAACTGTTCATTGAAGGAGACGCGATCATCCTCGCCCTGAGCGGACACCAGGACGGTCCGGACGACTGGTTCGGGGTGGCCCGGGCCTGCGGCCTTGCCTTCAGTATTATCAAAATCATAGACAAATATAATGCCCACGGCACCAAACACCATCTGCCGCCCCTGGAGATCGGCTGCGGCATCTCCTTTCGCAATGCCCCGCCGGCCTA from Desulfobacterales bacterium includes:
- a CDS encoding mechanosensitive ion channel family protein, which gives rise to MELLDLIRTWLTGQGAPVSIAGPLGYGALLAAIILAALAINILARRYLVHFGELLCQRTRNKWDDLLNQHHLFKRLASLAPVVVFYLGVDLLLPPTEAATEFFRRLAMVFFVLTGTRVLESLLRSTRDLLSTSNIAKGRPMRGYIDAVNLIIYILAGIFIIAILTDKSPWGVLSILGGFTVVLLLVFKDTILGFVASLQLAGHDMVRIGDWIEMPKYGADGDVIDVSIHTVKVQNWDKTITTIPTYALVSDTFKNWRGMSESGGRRIKRSLFLDMNSIKFCTDEMLERFSRFQLLKDYLAAKQEEIARFNRDHAVDSSVIINGRCQTNIGVFRAYVIAYLKKHPKIHQDMTFLVRHLEPGPNGLPLQIYVFSNDQVWANYEAIQADIFDHLLAVIPEFELRLFQNPTGHDFRAGLTPAA